From a region of the Canis lupus dingo isolate Sandy chromosome 5, ASM325472v2, whole genome shotgun sequence genome:
- the LOC112646493 gene encoding agouti-related protein, translating into MLPAVLLSCALLLALPPMQGAQIGLVPLEGIRRPDQALFPELPGLGLQSSLKRATAEQSEEALLQEAEALAEVLDPEGREPRSPRRCVRLHESCLGHQVPCCDPCATCYCRFFNAFCYCRKLGTATNPCSRT; encoded by the exons ATGCTGCCTGCAGTGCTGCTGAGCTGTGCCCTGCTTCTGGCACTGCCGCCCATGCAGGGGGCCCAGATTGGCTTGGTCCCCCTGGAAGGCATCAGAAGACCTGACCAGGCTCTGTTCCCAGAGCTTCCAG GCCTGGGCCTGCAGTCCTCCCTGAAAAGGGCAACTGCAGAACAGTCTGAAGAAGCTCTGCTGCAGGAGGCAGAGGCCTTGGCAGAG GTACTAGATCCAGAGGGTCGCGAGCCACGCTCCCCGCGTCGCTGCGTAAGGCTGCATGAATCCTGTCTGGGACACCAGGTGCCGTGTTGCGACCCATGTGCCACGTGCTACTGCCGTTTCTTCAACGCCTTCTGCTACTGCCGCAAGCTGGGTACTGCCACGAACCCCTGCAGCCGTACCTAG